The sequence GACTAAAATGAGCCACCATAGTGGCTTGCAATAGCTGTAAACTGCTGCTGAATAGGGTCATGAAAATTACGGCTGAGACTACGACAGTCAGTAGCTGAGTATCTCCCCGCACTAGAACATCATCGGTAAGCAGTTGGATTAAAACGGGTGTACCCAAAGCGAGTAAACCCATGACAATGTTGAGTAACAACACGTGACCAAGCAGTCCCCGATAGGGTAGAATACGCCCAAAAAAGCGTCCGAATCCGCTTTTATTTTCTTCTTGGGGTTGTTCATAAAAACGCTCTGGATCTGGCTCTACTAAGAGCATGACTCCATTCCAAGCTGCTGTTATCTCTTCTCTGTCAACATAACGAATACCCACCGATGGATCAGCAATTACGTATTTTCTGCCTTTTTGGGCGTATAAAACAACCCAGTGATAGCCTTGCCAATGTATAATCGCTGGCAGTGGTAATTCTTTGATTCTGTCGATAACTGCGGGTGAAGCTTTCACTGCTCTGGCGTTAAAACCTAGCGCCTCAGATCCACGTTTTAGACCGAGCAAAGTTGTTCCGAGTTGTCCAGTCCCTACTGCTTCTCGGCTTTTAGTGATGCTCAGGAAACGTTTGTGATGTTTGCAAATTGCAGCGAGACAAGCGGCGCCACAGTCTTCTTCGCTTGATTGTAAAACAGATTGGTAGTTTTTATTGAGTTTGAAGAGATGAAACATGGTGATATCAATTCAAAATTCAAAGTTAATAGAACTCATATCAATTTGAAAAAAGAATACGACAGACGAAACGCCCAGAAGCTGATACAGCGACTTTCTGATAATTTGATAATTGGTAAAAGCCAATTGCGGTATTAAGAATTGACCATTAATCGTGCTTTGCGGAGGATGAATTGGAGTACTGTTTCTTTGCGAGAAATGATATCGGCTTTACCTTCCATCCCAGATTTGAGAGCGCACTGGCGTGAACCTCTGCTCAGATATGTAGTCTGCGGCTCAATAGTGACTTGATAATTAGATACTTTTGTTTTTTCTGAATTGGGGCTGTTGGTGTCTGTTGGTAAGGCATCTGGTGCTATGATTTTGACTGTGCCTTTGAGAGTGCCGAAGTCTGGATACGGACAAGCTGACACTTGCATCTGGACTTTTTGACCAGTTTTCACTTTGTCGATGCTTTGAGCTGGGACTTGAGCTTTGATGACTATGGGGGCGTTGAGGGGTGCAATTTGAGCCAGTGCTTCTCCTGGTTGTAGCACCTGTCCGGGATTGCGAAGATTTAATTGCAATAATGTACCTGTAACTGGCGCTCTGACTATGCTTTTATTGAGATCAATTTCTACTTGTTGTAATTGTTTGCGGATGTTATCTAGTTGCTTTTGAAATTCTAGGCGTTGCTGCAGCAGAGTTTCTTTTTCTTTTTTCAAAGCTGCTAACATAGCCTCACCTCTGGCTTTTTCTTGTTGAATGCGTTCGGATGCAACGGTGACGTTAGCGTTGCTGGGATTGATGGCGGTTTGCGCTTTTTCTAGGTTGGTTAGCGCTACTGTGACAGCTTGGGCTTTTTCTTCTTGGAGGTTTTTAGCGTTGGCTTTGGCTTGTTCTAGCTTGGCTTGTGCAGATTTGACAGCTTGGGCTTTTTCTTCTTGGAGGTTTTTAGCGTTGGCTTTGGCTTGTTCTAGCTTGGCTTGTGCAGATTTGACGGCTTGGGCTTTTTCTTCTTGGAGGTTTTTAGCGTTGGCTTTGGCTTGTTCTAGCTTGGCTTGTGCAGATTTGACGGCTTGGGCTTTTTCTTCTTGGAGGTTTTTAGCGTTGGCTTTGGCTTGTTCTAGCTTGGCTTGTGCAGATTTGACGGCTTGGGCTTTTTCTTCAAAAAAACTCAGAGAAATTGCACCTGAGACTACTACAGGCTGTAGTCGCTCTTGTTGTGTTTTCGCTAAATTGAAAGCGGCTGTAGCTTCCTGAATATTAGCGGTGAGGAGATTTTCCCGTTGTAATCGCTCTTGTTGTACTTTTGCTACATTTAAGGCGGTTGTGGCTTCCTGAATATTAGCGGTGAGGAGATTTTCCCGTTGTAATCGCTCTTGTTGTACTTTTGCTACATTTAAGGCGGTTGTGGCTTCCTGAATATTAGCAGTGAGGAGATTTTCCCGTTGTAATCGCTCTTGTTGTACTTTTGCTAAATTTAAGGCGGCTGCGGCTTCTTGGACAGTGGCGCTTAAAAGTTTTTCGCGTCGTAATCGCTCTTGTTGTACCCTGGCTAAGGTCAAGGTGGCTTTTGCTCGCGTCATGTCTGCTGTGGCTTTAATCTGCTGATCTTCATAGTTGCGTTGAGTACCGCCTAGTTCTGCTTGTGCACCGATAATAGTACGGTTAATCAAGTGTGTCTGCGCTTCAATCTGGGTGTTGATTTCGCCAAGTTGAGCATCAATGGGACTTAGTTGTAATTGACTTTGCCATATACTGTTTTCTAATTGACTCTTTTGATTTTGCAATCGGGAATCATCCAAGTAAGCAATAGCTTGACCTTGGTAGACGACTTGATTGTCTTGAACAGCAATTTTTTGTACAGTTCCAGTAATCGCTGGCTGGATGATTCGTAGTTCTCCTTCTGGTCGGATGCTTGCAGGAACTTTGACTGTGACATTGTAATTGAGAACAGATGTTAGACCCAGAGCAAGAGCAAAAGTACTGACTAGAACTCCCCCACCAATATTAATCCATTTACCAATCTGGGGTAAAAACTCGTTAGCTGTCACTAAACTGAGATGGTCTTGATTCAATCCATCTCCATAATAATTTTCCTCGTGTTGTAAGGAATTCACGACATTGTACCTTTACTGTAGTGATGTATGCAGTCAAAAAAAGCACAGAACAACGCGAGAATTCACGCTGACTGCTCATACTTCGGGCCGCCATGACACGAAGGCGAAGGCTCGATTGCAAAGTCTCTGCCAAGGTGATCCAACCGTCTAAAATAACGACGATATGTCAGTCAACACTCGGCTGTGAGTGTTGCTGAATTGAAAGATGTATTTGGAGATGTGGAGACGGAAAATTTTCCGTCTCTACAAAGGTTGTCGGCGTTGCGCGCAATTGTGTTTTTATCACACCGTCAGCAACGCCCACGCTGTTAACTATCTGTGATCGGCGATCGCAGTGGCAATTTTAATAATGAGCAGCAAAAAGCTAAACCGGGTAAATTCTGTAGTGGTCAGATATTATAAATCTTGGCAAATTCTTGTTTGGGGAAATATGGCTCCCGCTTAGTGCTTTAACAGCCCCCATGCACCGTCCCCTACCTTAAATAGACTAATTGCTGTGTGATGGCAGGTGATGATTCACTTGTGGAAATGGTACTGTTAAACTTATTTGTGCTTGTGCTCACTCTATCTTTGCTGCTTACCGATTACAAGTACCGCGTCTTTGGGAGTCGTGGGTACTGCTGATGTAACGCATACCATAATTAGTGCTACTTGGCAAATTTCTTTGCTCATCAGTATTGATTCGATTGGACATGATTGTTAGCCTAACTGATAAAATTGGGTGGCTTACCACCTCAGACCTTAACTATAGGCATCGTTGACGATAATTTCATAAACCTGAAGACATAAATCAGACTAATAATTTTCCCCCTGAAAGTAGATGCCCAGTTTGTATTTTGTTTCCTAAAAAAAAGGGCACGGTGTCGCCCGTACCCTGATTGTTATATGTTAGAGACAGTTATTAGATAACTGGTGCGTATTGTGGTTTTTCAGGTACATCAGTATACTCAGCCGCGATTTGGCGGAATTCTTGTCCGTCGATGGTTTCTTTTTCGATGAGCAAATCGACTAAGCGATCGGTGACCGCGCGATTGTCACGAATAATTTTTTTCGCAGTTTCGTAACATTCTTCCACGATCGCTCGCACTTGAGAATCGATTCGAGAAGCGATCGCTTCGGAATAATCGGATCTGGTCATCCAATCCCGACCTAGGAATACTTCTCCCTGTTGGCTTTCTAAGGAAAGAGGGCCTAGGTCAGACATGCCAAATCGAGTTACCATTTGTCTCGCCATTCCTGACAACTGCTGGAGGTCGCCACCTGCGCCAGTGGTGACTTCTGCAGCGCCAAAAATCACCTCTTCAGCGGCCCGACCACCCAAAGCACCAGTAATTCTGGCTTTGAGTTGGGAACGGGAAATTAATCCTTGTTCTTCGTTGGGGGTGAACCAAGTTAAACCTTGGGCTTGTCCTCGCGGAATTAAGGTAACTTTTTGCACTGGGTCATGGTCTTTTAATAAAGTTCCTACTAAAGCATGACCAATTTCATGGTAAGCAATCAAGCGTTTGCTCTTGCTGTCTACTAGGGGTGTACCTTCCATCCCTGCAACTACCCGATCCACTGCGTCGTCAATTTCGCTGAGGGTGATGGCTTCTTTGCGTCTTCTGGCGGTGAGGATTGCTGCTTCGTTGAGTAAGTTAGCTAAATCAGCACCGGTAAAGCCAGGAGTGCGACGAGCGATCGCATCTAAGGAAACGCTAGGATCTAATTTTTTGTTGCGGGCGTGGACTTGCAAGATTTCCAAGCGTCCTTTGATGTCTGGTGCATCCACAGTTACTTGTCTGTCAAAGCGTCCCGGACGCAATAAAGCTGCGTCTAATACGTCGGGACGGTTGGTAGCGGCGATAATAATGATGCCGGTGTTACCTTCAAAACCGTCCATTTCTGTGAGCAGTTGGTTGAGGGTCTGCTCTCTCTCATCGTTACCACCACCGATTCCCGCACCCCGTTGTCTACCTACGGCGTCAATTTCATCAATAAAGATGATACAGGGGGCGTTGTCTTTGGCTTTCTTGAACAAGTCGCGGACGCGGGATGCACCTAC is a genomic window of Fortiea contorta PCC 7126 containing:
- a CDS encoding HlyD family efflux transporter periplasmic adaptor subunit — its product is MNSLQHEENYYGDGLNQDHLSLVTANEFLPQIGKWINIGGGVLVSTFALALGLTSVLNYNVTVKVPASIRPEGELRIIQPAITGTVQKIAVQDNQVVYQGQAIAYLDDSRLQNQKSQLENSIWQSQLQLSPIDAQLGEINTQIEAQTHLINRTIIGAQAELGGTQRNYEDQQIKATADMTRAKATLTLARVQQERLRREKLLSATVQEAAAALNLAKVQQERLQRENLLTANIQEATTALNVAKVQQERLQRENLLTANIQEATTALNVAKVQQERLQRENLLTANIQEATAAFNLAKTQQERLQPVVVSGAISLSFFEEKAQAVKSAQAKLEQAKANAKNLQEEKAQAVKSAQAKLEQAKANAKNLQEEKAQAVKSAQAKLEQAKANAKNLQEEKAQAVKSAQAKLEQAKANAKNLQEEKAQAVTVALTNLEKAQTAINPSNANVTVASERIQQEKARGEAMLAALKKEKETLLQQRLEFQKQLDNIRKQLQQVEIDLNKSIVRAPVTGTLLQLNLRNPGQVLQPGEALAQIAPLNAPIVIKAQVPAQSIDKVKTGQKVQMQVSACPYPDFGTLKGTVKIIAPDALPTDTNSPNSEKTKVSNYQVTIEPQTTYLSRGSRQCALKSGMEGKADIISRKETVLQFILRKARLMVNS
- the ftsH2 gene encoding ATP-dependent zinc metalloprotease FtsH2, with protein sequence MKLSWKVLLLWTLPALVIGFFFWQGAFAGAPADNAKNTANTRMTYGRFLEYLDADRVTSVDLYEGGRTAIIEAVDQDIENRVQRWRVDLPVNAPELISKLKTKGISFDAHPMRNDGAIWGLLGNLVFPILLITGLFFLFRRSSNLPGGPGQAMNFGKSRARFQMEAKTGVKFNDVAGIEEAKEELQEVVTFLKQPERFTAVGARIPKGVLLVGPPGTGKTLLAKAIAGEAGVPFFSISGSEFVEMFVGVGASRVRDLFKKAKDNAPCIIFIDEIDAVGRQRGAGIGGGNDEREQTLNQLLTEMDGFEGNTGIIIIAATNRPDVLDAALLRPGRFDRQVTVDAPDIKGRLEILQVHARNKKLDPSVSLDAIARRTPGFTGADLANLLNEAAILTARRRKEAITLSEIDDAVDRVVAGMEGTPLVDSKSKRLIAYHEIGHALVGTLLKDHDPVQKVTLIPRGQAQGLTWFTPNEEQGLISRSQLKARITGALGGRAAEEVIFGAAEVTTGAGGDLQQLSGMARQMVTRFGMSDLGPLSLESQQGEVFLGRDWMTRSDYSEAIASRIDSQVRAIVEECYETAKKIIRDNRAVTDRLVDLLIEKETIDGQEFRQIAAEYTDVPEKPQYAPVI